GCAGGAAGGTCAGCACGTCGGGCACGTCCACCCGGGCCCGTACCGGATGGGTCAGCCACAGCGCGGGCTTGTGGACCACGTAAAAGTCGGGGTGCTCGACGACGACGCGCGGCCTCTCGGTGGGCGGCAGGAGGGGGGCGCGGGACATGGGGAGGGTCACCCTCAGACCTCCCACACCGAGTGGTAAGGGCGGTTTTTCAAGCGGGCGGCGAGGTCCATCCCGCGCTCGACCGTCCGCGTCAGCCGTTCCGCGAGCCACTCGCCCGGCACCCCGTCCGCCGCCCACTCGGCGGAGGTGGCGTAGGCGAAGTGCGGATTGACCACGCAACGGAAGTCCGTCATCAGCCCGAAGGCGAGGGCCCCGTGGCTGAGGTAGCCGTGATTCAACCCGCCCGACACCAGAAACGTGACGGGTCGGTCAAACCACGCGCCGTGCAGCCCGCGCTCGGGGTCGGTGCTGCCCGTGAGTTCCACGAGGTTCTTCACCCCCGCCCCCAGCCCCCAGTTGTACACGGGCACGCCGAGAAACACGCCGTCCGCCTCCCGGATCGCCCGGTGGTACAGCTCGGCGTTGGGGTGCGTGTAGCAGGCGTCGTTGTCGAAGAGGGGCAGCGGCGTCTCGCGCAGGTCGAGGAGGGTGACCGTGTGCTCCTCCTCGCGGAGCTGCGCCGCCGCCAGCCCGGTCATCCAGCGGCTGCGGCTGACAGGATCGAGGCTGGTCGAGAGCACGGTGAGGCGCAGCGGCGGGGTCACGCGGGGCAGGGTAGCAGGGGAGGGGCCGCCCCACCGGAGGGCTTCACGCTTTCGCCTGCCTCGGCGGGACCAGGCCCGTGCTGAACGGGAGGGGGAGTGGGGCAGGCATTTCGCAAGTCTCCCTAAGCCACCCGGCGCACGTTCCTGCCGGGGGGGCGTTGTTATGCTCCGCACGTGCCGTTCGACGCCCGCGCCCTGTCCGCCCTCGACTTCCCCCGCATCCGCGACGCCCTCGCCGAGCGCAGCGCCACGCCCTTGGGGGTGGAGCGGGCGCACTCGCTCATGCCGTCGGAGGACGCGGGCCGCGTCGCCCGGGAGCTGGGCGAGGTCGAAGACGCCCTCTTCGGCGTCAGTCTCTCGCTGGGCGGGATTCAGGACCTGCGCGACCTGTACGCGCGGGCGGTGGAGGGCCGGGTGCTCGCCGGGCAAGAACTCCTGAACGCCGCCTACTCCCTCGACGCCGCGATGAGCGTCAAGCGGGCGATAGGTGCCAATTCGCGGGGCCCGCTGCGCGAGGTGGCCCTCGGGCTCGGCGACCACGGCGAGTTCGTGCGCCGGGTGCTCGGCTCGCTCGACCGCGACGGCGCCGTGCGCGACGACGCGAGCCACCGCCTGCGTGACCTGCGCCGCCGCATCGAGCCGCTGCGCGGGCGCATCCGCGAGCGGCTGGCCGCCACCCTCGACCGCTGGGCGGACGTGCTTCAGGAGCACATCGTCACCATCCGCCGCGACCGCTATGTCCTCCCCGTACAGGCGAGCCGGGTGGGGCAGGTTCAGGGCATCATCGTGGACGCCTCGGCGACCGGGCAGACGTATTTCGTCGAGCCCGCGACCGTCACGCCCCTGAACAACGAACTCGCCCGGTTGATCCTCGACGAGGAGGCGGAGGTCCGCCGCATCCTCACCGAACTCTCGGGCCTGCTCGCCTCCGACGCCGAGGTGCCCATGACCCTGGCGACCATAGGCGAACTCGACCTGATCGCCGCAAAGGCGCGGCTGGCGCGTGACTGGCGGCTCAACCGCCCTGAGCCCGCGCACGACCACACCTACGAGTTGCGGGAGGCTCGCCACCCCCTGATCGAGAATCCGGTCCCCAACGACCTCGAACTCGGCGAGACGAAGATGCTCCTGATCACCGGGCCGAACATGGGCGGCAAGACGGCGACCCTCAAGACGCTCGGCC
This genomic interval from Deinococcus planocerae contains the following:
- a CDS encoding NADPH-dependent FMN reductase; amino-acid sequence: MTPPLRLTVLSTSLDPVSRSRWMTGLAAAQLREEEHTVTLLDLRETPLPLFDNDACYTHPNAELYHRAIREADGVFLGVPVYNWGLGAGVKNLVELTGSTDPERGLHGAWFDRPVTFLVSGGLNHGYLSHGALAFGLMTDFRCVVNPHFAYATSAEWAADGVPGEWLAERLTRTVERGMDLAARLKNRPYHSVWEV